The Chloroflexus aggregans DSM 9485 genome segment CTGAACAGCGCGAAATCGTCAGGATACTCGAAGAGAGCGAAACGTTCGTTGCCGATCTCGTGCGTGATCTCCTGAGCTTGTCGTCAGTGTTACCGCGACCGGTTGCATTGGTCTTGCAAGCCCTTGGTCAAGCCGTCTCAACGCCGCTGAGCTATCTGAGTGGTATGCTGTTGGCAGTGGTACTGACGCATGTCGCAGCGCGTCAGTTGGGTGGTCAAGGTGGTATTCGAGCTATGGTTGCGGTCGGTTCGCTGTCGGTAGCACCGCACGCGCTCGATGCACTGACCTTCATCCCTATTCTCAGTTTTCCCTTAGGAGTGATTGCATGGGGATGGGGATTGATTATCTTAATCAACGGTACGGCGGTGGTGCATCGGTTTGATACCGGTAAAGCAACGTTGGCTGTGCTTCTTTATCCAAGTTTGTTGATCGTGCTCGCCATTCTATTCAGTTGTTTGCTCATCGTCCTGGTGACGGCGCTGGCAGCGACGGTATAGCGTGAGCAAGAGGTGGGAGTCGCTCCCACCTCTGTTGATGCTATTGATGCTATGCTCAATCACTACGACCGTACCCATATACGAGGCGATCTTGCCAGATCGGCAATGCCCCACCACGACTGATCAGCGCTGCCCCTACCCCCCAACTTGCCACCGCATAGCCTATAGCTAGTGCAACGGCAGGTGCAACCATACTTACGACAACGAGCGGTGTGATAATAATGAGTGTACCAACCGCGGCAGCCAGTGGTGGTCTGAGTGTCCATGTCGGCGGCCAGGCAGCCGTAAGTGCGCGGGCAACACCGGTAAAGCCAATCGCATATGGGACGTGCATAAGGAGGCTAAGTGGGAGAAAGAGGATTGGCCCGATCAGGGTTAGCGTCAGAAGGCCAACGACAAACGGTAATGCCGCGAGTATGAGCACGGTCGAGAGAAAACCGACCAGCGCACTGCGCAGTGGTGCGGCACGCAATGCGCGACCAATACCTGCGGTGCGACGTGGCCAGATCAGCGTCAACGCTACCGTAAGCAAGATAGTGATAATTGCACCGATAATACCGCTTATTCCCACCGGGAGAAAGAGACGATTTGAAGTTTGACCATGCAGTACGTTGATCAATGAAGTCGTAACCGTTGAACTGACAAGCGGTTCGGTCCCGATCACTGCACCATTGGCTTCAACTCCACTCTTTATCGTCACACCACCGGTGAGTGAAAGGATATTCCCTTCCACCACCGCGCCGCTTTCTAGCTCAATTGAACCGGTATAGCTGACAATATCACCACGCACGATACCGCGTACCGTGATCGAACCAAACCAGCTCGTTATATCGCCATCAACCTCGCCGAGCACGAGCACCGGTTGATCGAAGGTAGCAATATCACCGTGATACAGCTCATCGGCGGCAATCACGAACGGTGTCGGCGTCTGGGCAGCAGCCGATTTTGGCACGGCAACCCACGTCAAGATGATGATGAAAAGAAAAAGCCAACGTCGTTTCATCACTCAACCTCAGCTAATGGCGCGTCAATGATCAATTTACGCCAAAGCCAACCACCGCCGATCAAGAGGAAGAGACTTGGAATGAGCCACCAGGCTGTTGCAAACCAGAGATTCCAGATCGGTTTAGCGATCAACGTTAGCGTGACGAGCAACCGTCCGGTGTCCGTCTCCAGACCACCGACGAGCAGAGCCGGGCCGGTACTATCAATCCATAGGCCCCACGCGCCAATTGCCAGTAATACGAGTGGTAATACCGGCCAAAGTTGCCACCATGGTCGACGGTATGTCGGCGTCGGCGTTACGCCAGAAAGCTGTCGTACTACCCGTGCCGACAGATCGGGTGGCGGTGGAGCCATCTGTGGCTCACCCCAGCGGGCTAGTAACGCGCGGGTTTCGGCTTCAATTTGAGCCATCTCTTCGTCGGTGAACTCATCAGACCCTCTCATAGCTCCTCCTCCATCGCGAGGGCCTCTTGCAACATTTTACGTGCTCGGTGTAGCCGTGTTTTGACGGTCGCTTCGGTAAGACCGAGGATGGTACCGATTTCTTCATACGATAAATCGTGCCAGTAGCGCAAGACAATAACACTCCGGTACATTGCGGGCAGACGCTGCAAAGCGCGCTGAATCATTTCCCGACTAGACTGCTGTAGCGCGCTCCGTTCTGGTCCTGGTTGCGTGCTTGGCAACCAAAAGGCGACATCATCGAGTGTGAGCCAGTGAAACCGTCGTCGTCGTAGGCGATCGATACAGTAGTTTGA includes the following:
- a CDS encoding bactofilin family protein, which translates into the protein MKRRWLFLFIIILTWVAVPKSAAAQTPTPFVIAADELYHGDIATFDQPVLVLGEVDGDITSWFGSITVRGIVRGDIVSYTGSIELESGAVVEGNILSLTGGVTIKSGVEANGAVIGTEPLVSSTVTTSLINVLHGQTSNRLFLPVGISGIIGAIITILLTVALTLIWPRRTAGIGRALRAAPLRSALVGFLSTVLILAALPFVVGLLTLTLIGPILFLPLSLLMHVPYAIGFTGVARALTAAWPPTWTLRPPLAAAVGTLIIITPLVVVSMVAPAVALAIGYAVASWGVGAALISRGGALPIWQDRLVYGYGRSD
- a CDS encoding Yip1 family protein, whose protein sequence is MSVIDTFNKTLMLNQSVFIEMRDARDGVRRGFLLILMVGLLVGVIQSVNLLIASSDPERIVQDILANYRQTVEQQRAAATTPEQREIVRILEESETFVADLVRDLLSLSSVLPRPVALVLQALGQAVSTPLSYLSGMLLAVVLTHVAARQLGGQGGIRAMVAVGSLSVAPHALDALTFIPILSFPLGVIAWGWGLIILINGTAVVHRFDTGKATLAVLLYPSLLIVLAILFSCLLIVLVTALAATV
- a CDS encoding RNA polymerase sigma factor is translated as MSDPQCDEVDLVNRACAGDQSACALIVQRYTGVLYNQAYRMLGDAFEAEDAVQEIFLRAFRNLKSYDPSRRLVTWLLAIGSNYCIDRLRRRRFHWLTLDDVAFWLPSTQPGPERSALQQSSREMIQRALQRLPAMYRSVIVLRYWHDLSYEEIGTILGLTEATVKTRLHRARKMLQEALAMEEEL